One stretch of Pseudomonas sp. NC02 DNA includes these proteins:
- a CDS encoding sugar diacid recognition domain-containing protein, with amino-acid sequence MFELDHDLAQDIVNRTMAILPYNVNVMDSQGLILGSGEPERINTRHEGAQLVLANGRVVEIDGQTAKHLKGVQPGINLPLLHDQRLIGVLGITGEPELLRTYAELVRMTAEMLVSQRHQQAEQQWRRQRCDDLLALLLAETGDSPRLVDEAQQLGLKPQLARTPYLFELGSGQSAEALSAWLTSRYPDSWCVSSAQFSLLWCRPASVQVDNPRLLEKLDGLGWNILRVAVGGQADGLAGLRRCYRRVGDLLAYGRDVLPESRLLTLNRYRLPVMLWRHRNDDALDELLNPLRKVLAKDSNGQLLATLRSWCDHDGQSQACADALGIHRNSLRYRMERIAELSGVDPLTLDGMLALYLGVQLLPQALSK; translated from the coding sequence ATGTTCGAGCTGGATCATGACCTGGCGCAGGATATCGTCAATCGCACCATGGCGATCCTGCCCTATAACGTCAACGTCATGGACAGCCAGGGCCTGATACTGGGCAGCGGCGAACCCGAGCGGATCAACACCCGCCACGAAGGCGCGCAGTTGGTGCTGGCCAACGGGCGGGTGGTGGAGATCGACGGCCAGACCGCCAAGCACCTCAAGGGCGTGCAACCCGGGATCAACCTGCCGCTGCTGCACGACCAGCGCCTGATCGGCGTGCTGGGCATTACCGGTGAGCCGGAATTGCTGCGCACCTATGCCGAACTGGTGCGCATGACTGCCGAAATGCTGGTCAGCCAGCGTCACCAGCAAGCCGAGCAGCAATGGCGGCGCCAGCGCTGCGATGATCTGCTGGCACTGCTGCTGGCCGAGACCGGTGATTCGCCGCGCCTGGTGGATGAAGCCCAGCAACTGGGCCTCAAGCCGCAGCTGGCGCGCACGCCGTACCTGTTCGAGCTGGGCAGCGGCCAGTCGGCCGAGGCCTTGAGCGCCTGGCTGACCTCGCGCTACCCCGACAGCTGGTGCGTCAGCTCCGCGCAGTTTTCCCTGCTGTGGTGCCGGCCTGCGTCGGTGCAGGTCGATAACCCGCGCCTGCTGGAAAAGCTCGACGGCCTGGGCTGGAACATCCTGCGGGTCGCCGTCGGCGGGCAAGCGGACGGGTTGGCCGGCCTGCGCCGTTGTTACCGGCGAGTCGGCGACCTGCTCGCCTATGGCCGTGATGTGCTGCCCGAATCGCGGTTGCTGACCCTCAATCGCTACCGCCTGCCGGTCATGCTCTGGCGCCACCGCAACGACGACGCCCTCGACGAACTGCTCAACCCGCTGCGCAAGGTACTGGCCAAGGACAGCAACGGCCAGTTGCTGGCGACCCTGCGCAGCTGGTGCGACCACGACGGCCAAAGCCAGGCGTGCGCCGATGCCCTGGGGATCCACCGCAACAGCCTGCGCTACCGCATGGAACGCATCGCCGAGCTGAGCGGCGTCGACCCGCTGACCCTCGACGGCATGCTCGCGTTGTACCTGGGCGTGCAGCTATTGCCGCAAGCTTTGTCCAAATGA
- a CDS encoding MFS transporter gives MSQSAAVTQATDDDKNAVYKRITLRLIPFIFICYLFNYLDRVNVGFAKLQMLDDLKFSETVYGLGAGIFFIGYVLCGVPSNLALTKFGPRRWIALMMIVWGALSTCLLFVTTPTHFYGLRLLTGAAEAGFFPGVVLYLSQWFPTFRRGRIMALFMSAIPVSGLLGSPFSGWILNHFAAGQGGLAGWQWMFLLQGVPTVILGALAYFLLSDSFANAKWLTPHERAVLEADQATDLANKPKTTSDSLLEVFKNPAIWAFGLIYFCIQSGVYAINFWLPSIIKNMGFSDNLVIGWLSAIPYLLAAVFMLLVGRSADLRKERRWHLVVPMLMGAIGLVIAVNFATTPAIAILGLTIATMGALTGLPMFWPVPTAMLSAGAAAGGLALINSMGQMAGFLSPYIVGFVKDATGSTDLALYLLAAVIVAGSVLALRMTRTLKA, from the coding sequence ATGTCACAGAGCGCCGCTGTTACCCAGGCCACCGATGACGATAAAAACGCCGTATACAAGCGCATCACCCTGCGCCTGATCCCCTTCATTTTCATCTGCTACCTGTTCAACTACCTCGACCGCGTCAACGTCGGCTTTGCCAAGTTGCAGATGCTCGACGACTTGAAATTCAGCGAGACCGTGTACGGCCTCGGTGCCGGGATCTTCTTTATCGGCTACGTGCTGTGCGGCGTGCCGAGCAACCTGGCGTTGACCAAATTCGGTCCACGGCGCTGGATTGCGCTGATGATGATCGTCTGGGGCGCCCTGTCCACCTGCCTGTTGTTCGTTACCACACCGACGCACTTCTACGGCTTGCGCCTGCTGACCGGCGCCGCTGAAGCCGGGTTCTTCCCGGGCGTGGTGCTGTACCTCTCGCAGTGGTTCCCGACCTTCCGCCGTGGGCGGATCATGGCGCTGTTCATGTCGGCGATTCCGGTATCCGGCCTGCTCGGCAGCCCGTTCTCCGGCTGGATCCTCAACCACTTCGCCGCCGGCCAGGGCGGGCTTGCGGGCTGGCAGTGGATGTTCCTGCTGCAAGGCGTGCCGACGGTGATCCTCGGCGCCCTCGCCTACTTCCTGCTCAGCGACAGCTTTGCCAACGCCAAGTGGCTCACGCCCCATGAGCGCGCGGTGCTGGAAGCCGACCAGGCGACCGACCTGGCCAACAAGCCGAAGACTACCAGCGACTCGCTGCTGGAAGTGTTCAAGAACCCGGCGATCTGGGCGTTCGGCCTGATCTACTTCTGCATCCAGAGCGGTGTGTACGCCATCAACTTCTGGCTGCCATCGATCATCAAGAACATGGGCTTCAGCGATAACCTGGTGATTGGCTGGCTGAGTGCGATCCCGTACCTGCTGGCGGCGGTGTTCATGCTGCTGGTGGGCCGCTCTGCCGACTTGCGCAAGGAGCGTCGCTGGCACCTGGTGGTGCCGATGCTGATGGGCGCGATCGGGCTGGTGATTGCGGTGAACTTTGCAACCACGCCGGCCATTGCGATCCTCGGCCTGACCATCGCCACCATGGGTGCCCTCACCGGCCTGCCGATGTTCTGGCCGGTGCCAACCGCGATGCTCAGCGCAGGTGCGGCAGCGGGTGGTCTGGCGTTGATCAACTCCATGGGCCAGATGGCGGGGTTCCTCAGCCCGTATATCGTCGGGTTTGTGAAAGATGCCACCGGGTCTACGGACCTGGCGCTGTACCTGCTGGCGGCGGTGATCGTCGCGGGCAGTGTGCTGGCGTTGCGCATGACGCGCACACTCAAGGCTTGA
- a CDS encoding GNAT family N-acetyltransferase: MHTPEPKIVITRFTEAHLEGVAALYNDPAVCRQVLQMPFQSVEAWRKRLVQDNERRLQLVALHAGEVIGQLGLEQYLRVRQSHVGSFGMGVATAWQGKGVGSRLLGAALEVADNWMNLHRVELTVYADNEAAHRLYHKFGFETEGLLRDYAVRDGAFVDTLTMARIRKPA, translated from the coding sequence ATGCACACACCTGAACCCAAGATCGTTATCACGCGCTTCACCGAGGCCCACCTTGAAGGCGTCGCTGCGCTCTACAACGACCCGGCTGTCTGCCGTCAGGTGCTGCAAATGCCTTTCCAGTCAGTCGAGGCCTGGCGCAAACGCCTGGTGCAGGACAACGAGCGGCGGCTACAGCTGGTGGCGCTGCATGCCGGTGAAGTGATCGGCCAGCTGGGTTTGGAACAGTATTTGCGCGTGCGCCAAAGCCACGTCGGTTCATTCGGCATGGGCGTCGCCACCGCCTGGCAGGGCAAGGGCGTGGGCTCCCGGCTGCTGGGCGCGGCGCTGGAGGTGGCGGATAACTGGATGAACCTGCACCGGGTGGAACTCACGGTGTACGCCGACAACGAAGCCGCCCACCGGCTGTACCACAAGTTCGGCTTCGAGACCGAAGGCCTGCTGCGCGACTACGCCGTGCGTGACGGCGCATTCGTCGACACCCTGACCATGGCGCGCATCCGCAAGCCGGCCTAG
- the ccoN gene encoding cytochrome-c oxidase, cbb3-type subunit I: MQPPSTAQAYNYKVVRQFVIATIVWGVVGMAMGVWIASQLVWPEMNLDLPWTTFGRLRPLHTSLVIFGFAGSAQFAASYYAVQRTCQVRLYSDKLAAFTFWGWQSVIVIMLVSLPLGYTTTKEYAEIEFSGAVWMTVVWVAYAIVFFTTVVQRKTQHIYVGNWFFGAFIVVIAMLHVVNHLSIPVDWFKSYPVYSGATDAMVQWWYGHNAVGFFLTTGFLGMMYYFVPKQVGRPVYSYRLSIVHFWALITLYIWAGPHHLHYTALPDWAQSLGMAMSLILLAPSWGGMINGMMTLSGAWHKLRTDPILRFLVLSLAFYGMSTFEGPMMAIKTVNALSHYTDWTIGHVHAGALGWVAMITFGSLYHMIPKIFGRAQMHSVGLINMHFWLATIGTVLYIASMWVNGITQGLMWRAVNDDGTLTYSFVEALQASHPGFVVRFVGGVFFLSGMLLMAYNTWRTVRVADLMVAQLDAQIA; this comes from the coding sequence ATGCAACCACCATCAACCGCACAGGCCTACAACTACAAGGTCGTGCGTCAATTCGTCATTGCAACTATCGTCTGGGGCGTGGTCGGCATGGCCATGGGCGTGTGGATCGCCTCGCAACTGGTGTGGCCCGAGATGAACCTCGACCTGCCGTGGACCACCTTCGGCCGCCTGCGCCCGCTGCACACCAGCCTGGTGATTTTCGGCTTTGCCGGCAGCGCGCAATTCGCCGCCAGCTACTACGCAGTACAGCGCACCTGCCAGGTACGGCTGTACTCGGACAAGCTCGCTGCCTTTACCTTTTGGGGCTGGCAGTCGGTGATCGTGATCATGCTGGTCAGCCTGCCACTGGGTTACACCACCACCAAGGAATACGCCGAGATCGAGTTCAGCGGCGCGGTGTGGATGACCGTGGTGTGGGTGGCCTATGCGATCGTGTTTTTCACCACTGTGGTGCAGCGCAAGACCCAGCACATCTACGTCGGCAACTGGTTCTTCGGTGCATTTATCGTGGTGATCGCGATGCTGCACGTGGTCAATCACCTGTCGATCCCGGTGGACTGGTTCAAGTCCTACCCGGTGTATTCCGGGGCCACCGACGCGATGGTGCAGTGGTGGTACGGGCACAACGCCGTGGGGTTCTTCCTGACCACCGGTTTCCTGGGGATGATGTACTACTTCGTGCCGAAGCAGGTCGGGCGACCGGTGTATTCCTATCGCCTGTCCATCGTGCACTTCTGGGCGCTGATCACCCTGTACATCTGGGCCGGTCCGCACCACCTGCACTACACCGCGCTGCCGGACTGGGCGCAGTCGCTGGGGATGGCGATGTCGCTGATCCTGCTGGCGCCGAGCTGGGGCGGGATGATCAACGGCATGATGACGCTTTCCGGGGCCTGGCATAAATTGCGCACCGACCCGATCCTGCGCTTCCTGGTGCTGTCGCTGGCGTTCTACGGGATGTCGACCTTTGAAGGGCCGATGATGGCGATCAAGACCGTCAACGCCCTCTCCCATTACACCGACTGGACCATCGGCCACGTCCACGCCGGCGCCCTGGGCTGGGTGGCGATGATCACGTTTGGCTCGCTGTACCACATGATCCCGAAAATCTTCGGGCGCGCGCAGATGCACAGTGTGGGGCTGATCAATATGCACTTCTGGCTGGCGACCATCGGCACGGTGCTGTACATCGCGTCGATGTGGGTCAACGGCATCACCCAGGGCCTGATGTGGCGGGCGGTGAACGATGACGGCACCCTCACCTACTCGTTTGTGGAAGCGTTACAGGCCAGCCATCCGGGATTTGTGGTGCGATTCGTCGGCGGGGTGTTCTTCCTCAGCGGCATGTTGCTGATGGCGTACAACACCTGGCGCACCGTGCGTGTGGCGGATTTGATGGTAGCGCAGCTTGACGCGCAGATCGCCTGA
- a CDS encoding glycerate kinase — translation MKIIIAPDSFKDSLSAEGVANAIAEGLASVWPDAELIKCPMADGGEGTVESVLAACQGELRTSRVQGPLGGSVDAHWGWLAESHTAIIEMAEASGLQLVPPGQRNACSSSTFGTGELIRAALDAGAQRIILAIGGSATNDGGAGAMLALGVQLFDAEGAALPLGGLALGKLSRISLEQLDPRLNEVRFEIAADVNNPLCGPHGASAIFGPQKGANPQQVEQLDAALGHFADHCAKVLPKDVRDEPGSGAAGGLGFAAKAFLGAQFRAGVEVVAELVGLEQAVRGADLVITGEGRFDAQTLRGKTPFGVARIARQHNVPVIVIAGTLGDGYEQMYAHGVDAAFALPSGPTTLEQACSDAPRLLRERASDIARVWKLVASRSR, via the coding sequence ATGAAAATCATCATCGCCCCTGACTCGTTCAAGGACAGCCTGAGTGCCGAGGGCGTGGCGAATGCCATTGCCGAGGGGTTGGCCAGCGTGTGGCCCGACGCCGAGCTGATCAAGTGCCCGATGGCGGACGGTGGTGAGGGCACGGTGGAGTCGGTACTCGCCGCCTGCCAGGGCGAGCTGCGCACCAGCCGTGTGCAAGGGCCATTGGGCGGCAGTGTCGACGCGCATTGGGGCTGGTTGGCCGAGAGCCACACCGCAATCATCGAAATGGCCGAAGCCAGCGGCCTGCAACTCGTGCCACCGGGTCAGCGAAATGCGTGTTCCAGCAGCACCTTCGGCACTGGCGAACTGATCCGCGCCGCCCTGGATGCCGGCGCCCAGCGCATCATCCTGGCCATTGGCGGCAGCGCCACCAACGACGGCGGCGCCGGGGCGATGCTAGCCCTGGGTGTGCAGTTGTTTGATGCCGAGGGAGCAGCGCTGCCCCTTGGCGGCCTGGCGCTGGGCAAGCTATCGCGCATCAGCCTTGAACAACTGGATCCCCGCCTGAACGAAGTGCGCTTCGAAATCGCCGCCGACGTGAACAACCCTTTATGCGGTCCTCACGGGGCCTCGGCGATTTTTGGCCCGCAAAAGGGCGCCAATCCCCAGCAAGTCGAACAACTGGATGCGGCCCTCGGCCATTTCGCCGATCACTGCGCCAAGGTATTGCCCAAGGATGTACGTGACGAACCCGGCAGCGGCGCCGCCGGTGGCTTGGGTTTCGCCGCCAAGGCGTTCCTTGGCGCGCAGTTTCGCGCGGGTGTTGAAGTGGTCGCAGAGCTTGTTGGGCTTGAGCAAGCCGTGCGTGGCGCCGACCTGGTGATCACCGGCGAAGGCAGGTTCGACGCCCAGACCCTGCGCGGCAAGACCCCGTTTGGCGTGGCGCGAATCGCCAGGCAGCACAACGTGCCGGTGATCGTGATCGCCGGCACCCTGGGGGATGGCTACGAGCAAATGTACGCCCACGGTGTGGATGCCGCGTTCGCCTTGCCGTCCGGCCCGACTACCCTGGAACAGGCCTGCAGCGACGCACCGCGCCTGTTGCGCGAGCGCGCCTCGGACATCGCGCGGGTCTGGAAATTGGTGGCTTCGCGTTCCCGATGA
- a CDS encoding CcoQ/FixQ family Cbb3-type cytochrome c oxidase assembly chaperone, with protein sequence MWEIALNLAAVIGLYGAVEYCLRGQSKESLDEASLTPFADDPEVARRVELATGKRVNAVAPEETKQDWGNIEI encoded by the coding sequence ATGTGGGAGATAGCGCTGAACCTGGCGGCGGTGATCGGCCTGTATGGCGCGGTGGAGTATTGCCTGCGGGGCCAGTCGAAGGAGAGCCTGGATGAGGCCAGCCTGACGCCGTTCGCCGATGACCCGGAAGTGGCACGGCGGGTGGAGCTGGCCACGGGCAAGCGGGTCAACGCGGTGGCGCCTGAGGAAACAAAGCAGGACTGGGGCAATATAGAGATCTAA
- a CDS encoding aspartate/glutamate racemase family protein, giving the protein MRTIGLIGGMSWESSAEYYRIINQNVRDQLGPLRSAQLLMYSVDFGPVEQAQHAGRWDDAALILEDAARRLQAGGAECIVLCTNTMHLVAPRIEAAVSIPFLHIADAAGAAAVEAGTLSVGLLGTAFTMEQEFLKSRLAAQGLTVLVPDAEERQAVHRIIYEELCVGVISDASREVYQRVIESLAARGAQAIILGCTEISLLIKPQHSDLPLLDTTELHAQAAVAFALQDD; this is encoded by the coding sequence ATGCGCACCATCGGCCTTATCGGCGGCATGAGCTGGGAGTCCAGCGCCGAGTATTACCGCATCATCAACCAGAACGTGCGCGACCAGCTCGGGCCGCTGCGCTCGGCACAACTGTTGATGTACAGCGTCGACTTCGGCCCGGTGGAGCAGGCCCAGCACGCCGGGCGCTGGGACGATGCGGCGCTGATCCTCGAAGACGCCGCCCGCCGCCTGCAAGCCGGGGGCGCCGAGTGCATCGTGCTGTGTACCAACACCATGCACCTGGTAGCGCCGCGGATTGAAGCGGCGGTGTCGATACCGTTTCTGCATATTGCAGACGCTGCCGGCGCGGCGGCCGTGGAAGCTGGCACCCTGAGCGTTGGCCTGCTGGGTACCGCGTTTACCATGGAGCAGGAGTTTCTCAAGTCACGCCTGGCGGCACAGGGGCTGACCGTGCTGGTGCCGGACGCTGAAGAGCGCCAGGCCGTGCACCGGATCATTTACGAAGAGTTGTGCGTCGGGGTGATCAGCGACGCATCGCGCGAGGTGTACCAGCGGGTGATCGAGTCTTTGGCCGCCCGTGGCGCCCAGGCCATCATCCTCGGCTGTACGGAAATCAGCCTGTTGATCAAGCCGCAGCACAGCGACCTGCCCTTGCTGGACACCACCGAGCTGCATGCGCAGGCTGCGGTGGCGTTTGCGTTGCAGGACGACTAG
- a CDS encoding mandelate racemase/muconate lactonizing enzyme family protein, whose protein sequence is MKIVALETHIVAVPPPHIGGMYWLFVKLKTDCGIEGVGEIYAATFGPKAMLPIIEDVFERYLLNHDPHHIERFFRQAYSSGFTQRPDLTMMGVVSGLEMACWDIIGKAANKPVYELLGGKVNERLRSYTYLYPVNSKGEYDYDDPDLAAECAIENMNKGFTAVKFDPAGPYTAYSGHQISLEVLERCETFCRKIREAVGDKCDLLFGTHGQMVPSSAIRLAKRLEKYDPLWFEEPVPPGQEEAMAQVAAKTSIPIATGERLTTKYEFFKLLQAGGASILQMNVARCGGLLEAKKIASMAEAYYAQIAPHLYNGPIGAAASFQLATCTPNFLIQESIMTWGGFHAEVLTKPLQWEDGYIIPSTEPGLGVELNMDVVRKHTPYTGERLHLQMAPTPADVKDTSPAKG, encoded by the coding sequence ATGAAAATCGTCGCCCTTGAAACCCATATTGTCGCCGTACCGCCGCCGCACATCGGCGGCATGTACTGGCTGTTCGTCAAACTGAAAACCGACTGCGGCATCGAAGGCGTGGGCGAGATCTACGCCGCCACCTTCGGCCCCAAGGCCATGCTGCCGATCATCGAGGACGTGTTCGAGCGCTACCTGCTCAACCACGACCCGCACCATATCGAGCGCTTCTTCCGCCAGGCGTACTCCAGCGGTTTCACCCAGCGCCCCGACCTGACCATGATGGGCGTGGTCAGCGGCCTGGAAATGGCCTGCTGGGACATCATCGGCAAGGCCGCCAACAAACCGGTCTATGAGTTGCTGGGGGGCAAGGTCAACGAACGCCTGCGTTCCTACACCTACCTGTACCCGGTCAACAGCAAGGGCGAGTACGACTACGACGACCCGGACCTGGCCGCCGAATGCGCGATCGAGAACATGAACAAGGGTTTCACCGCCGTGAAGTTCGACCCGGCAGGCCCGTACACCGCGTACTCCGGCCACCAGATCTCCCTGGAAGTGCTGGAACGCTGCGAAACCTTCTGCCGCAAGATTCGCGAGGCGGTGGGCGACAAGTGCGACCTGCTGTTCGGCACCCACGGGCAGATGGTGCCGTCGTCGGCGATTCGCCTGGCCAAGCGCCTGGAGAAATACGACCCGCTGTGGTTCGAAGAACCGGTGCCACCAGGCCAGGAAGAGGCCATGGCCCAGGTCGCGGCGAAGACCAGCATTCCCATCGCCACCGGCGAGCGCCTGACCACCAAGTACGAGTTCTTCAAGCTCTTGCAGGCCGGTGGTGCATCGATCCTGCAAATGAACGTGGCCCGCTGCGGCGGCCTGCTGGAAGCCAAGAAAATCGCGAGCATGGCCGAGGCCTACTACGCGCAGATCGCCCCGCACCTGTACAACGGACCGATCGGCGCAGCGGCGAGTTTCCAGTTAGCCACGTGCACGCCGAACTTCCTGATCCAGGAAAGCATCATGACCTGGGGCGGCTTCCATGCCGAAGTGCTGACCAAGCCGCTGCAATGGGAGGACGGCTACATCATCCCGTCCACCGAGCCGGGCCTTGGGGTGGAGCTGAACATGGACGTGGTGCGCAAGCACACGCCGTACACCGGCGAGCGGCTGCACCTGCAAATGGCGCCCACGCCTGCTGACGTGAAAGACACTTCGCCCGCCAAGGGCTAA
- a CDS encoding nitrate/nitrite transporter, translating to MSKPAPVAQGFDAVSAAKSDKASRYFQLMLLVLAAGAIYPILYLRQVYQTTMLEVFQINHSQLGYLYSMLGTIFLLSYLPSGWLADRLPPRFLIFFSLVATGALGIWYSTVPSMTGLMIIFGCWGLTTGLTFWASVLKRVKMIAHHSEQGRFFGILDGGRGLVEALLATVALGLFAYATETRSQTAAEGFKHVVYLYSFVCIAIGCVLVLLKDPKSMAETAAVEKGKFNLIADLTTLVKIPELWLVTAIVFCGYHMFWATYSFSDYLQGSGMTAVMAGTITTIKLWMRPIGGIGGGWLGDKFSNISVLIVALMLVTLAMVGLIVFPAIGSLGLLIGTVIFIGLMTYAIRGLYWAILDSCNIPLRITGLAIGIVSVVGYLPDTFIPLINGYLTDTYPGQVGYNLYFGYIAFIGVLGTLAALTLRARINRKKFNQTGA from the coding sequence ATGTCCAAGCCTGCACCCGTTGCCCAGGGTTTCGATGCCGTGTCCGCGGCTAAAAGCGACAAGGCCAGTCGCTACTTCCAATTGATGTTGCTGGTACTGGCTGCCGGGGCGATCTACCCGATCCTCTACCTGCGCCAGGTCTACCAGACCACCATGCTCGAGGTGTTCCAGATCAACCACAGCCAGCTGGGTTATCTGTACTCGATGCTCGGTACGATCTTCCTGCTCAGCTACCTGCCGAGCGGCTGGTTGGCCGATCGCCTGCCGCCACGCTTCCTGATCTTCTTTTCGTTGGTGGCCACCGGGGCCCTGGGTATCTGGTACTCCACTGTGCCGTCGATGACCGGCCTGATGATCATCTTCGGCTGCTGGGGCCTGACCACCGGCCTGACCTTCTGGGCTTCGGTGCTCAAGCGGGTGAAGATGATCGCCCATCACAGTGAGCAGGGCCGCTTCTTCGGCATCCTCGACGGCGGCCGTGGCCTGGTGGAAGCCTTGCTGGCGACCGTGGCCCTGGGGCTGTTCGCCTACGCCACCGAGACCCGCAGCCAAACTGCGGCCGAAGGCTTCAAGCACGTGGTGTACCTGTATTCGTTCGTGTGTATCGCCATTGGTTGTGTGCTGGTGCTGCTCAAGGACCCCAAGTCCATGGCCGAAACTGCGGCGGTCGAGAAGGGCAAGTTCAACCTGATCGCCGACCTCACCACCCTGGTGAAAATCCCCGAGCTGTGGCTGGTGACCGCCATCGTGTTCTGCGGTTACCACATGTTCTGGGCCACCTACAGCTTCTCCGATTACCTGCAAGGCAGCGGCATGACCGCCGTGATGGCCGGCACCATCACCACCATCAAGTTGTGGATGCGACCCATCGGCGGGATCGGCGGCGGCTGGCTGGGGGACAAGTTTTCGAACATCTCGGTGCTGATCGTCGCGCTGATGCTGGTGACCCTGGCGATGGTCGGCCTGATCGTGTTCCCGGCCATTGGCAGCCTCGGCTTGCTGATCGGCACGGTGATCTTTATCGGCCTGATGACCTACGCGATTCGCGGCCTGTACTGGGCGATCCTCGACAGCTGCAACATCCCGCTGCGCATCACCGGCCTGGCCATCGGCATCGTCTCGGTGGTGGGTTACCTGCCGGACACCTTTATCCCGCTGATCAATGGCTACCTCACCGACACATACCCGGGGCAGGTCGGCTACAACCTGTACTTCGGCTACATCGCCTTCATCGGCGTGCTCGGGACCCTCGCGGCCCTGACCTTGCGCGCCCGGATCAATCGTAAAAAATTCAACCAGACAGGTGCCTGA
- the aldA gene encoding aldehyde dehydrogenase: MQIERNFYNGHFAEPASTAQIAVYNPATEAQVGRVSAATPDEAIAAVDAAASAQKTWGKLTSIQRAEHLRAFAAALETCAESIGRALASESGKSLDDASNEARYAAQITRYHAEWARRIEGEIIPSDTPDENLFLQREPIGVVACLIPFNYPVYTLLRKIAPALIAGNTVVVRPSNNTPLSAFEIARAVEQSGMPAGVINILTMDHATAAALCTHKAVGLITLTGSVNAGRIVLDYCKANIAKPSLELGGKTPAIIEADADLEKAASDIIASKTTHCGQLCTAVERVYVQESVYDRFLALLKAKIGAVKFGDRATDAGLMGPLVNASSRQNIHAMVERAIADGAVLETGGVLPEGPGHFYPPTLLSACRQDMEIIQEEIFGPVLPVLKYRDIDEALAMANDHQFGLSSVLYTENYRTAMKVANAIEAGELYVNRTPADPYQGFHAGWKRSGLGGDDGKHGMLEFTQTRLVVMKY; encoded by the coding sequence ATGCAAATCGAGCGCAACTTTTACAACGGCCACTTCGCCGAACCTGCCAGCACCGCCCAAATCGCGGTCTACAACCCCGCGACCGAGGCCCAGGTAGGCCGGGTGTCCGCCGCCACCCCTGATGAAGCCATTGCGGCCGTCGATGCCGCCGCCAGCGCACAGAAAACCTGGGGCAAGCTCACCAGCATCCAGCGCGCCGAACACCTGCGGGCTTTCGCCGCCGCCCTCGAAACCTGCGCTGAAAGCATAGGCCGGGCGCTGGCCAGCGAATCCGGCAAAAGCCTCGACGACGCCAGCAACGAAGCGCGCTACGCCGCCCAGATCACCCGCTACCACGCCGAATGGGCGCGCCGCATCGAAGGCGAAATCATCCCCAGCGACACCCCGGACGAAAACCTGTTCCTGCAACGCGAGCCCATTGGCGTCGTGGCTTGCCTGATTCCGTTCAACTACCCGGTCTATACCCTGCTGCGCAAAATCGCCCCGGCGCTGATTGCCGGCAACACCGTGGTGGTGCGCCCGAGCAACAACACGCCGTTGTCCGCCTTTGAAATCGCCCGCGCCGTCGAGCAGTCGGGCATGCCGGCCGGCGTGATCAACATCCTGACCATGGACCACGCCACCGCCGCCGCCCTGTGCACCCACAAGGCCGTGGGCCTGATCACCCTGACCGGCAGCGTCAACGCCGGGCGCATCGTGCTCGACTACTGCAAGGCCAACATCGCCAAGCCGTCCCTGGAGCTGGGCGGCAAGACCCCGGCGATCATCGAGGCCGACGCCGACCTGGAAAAAGCCGCCAGCGACATCATCGCTTCCAAGACCACCCACTGCGGCCAACTGTGCACGGCCGTCGAGCGGGTGTATGTGCAGGAAAGCGTCTATGACCGATTCCTGGCCCTGCTCAAGGCCAAGATCGGCGCCGTCAAATTCGGTGACCGTGCCACGGATGCGGGCCTGATGGGCCCACTGGTCAACGCCAGCTCCCGGCAGAATATTCACGCCATGGTCGAGCGCGCCATCGCCGACGGTGCTGTACTGGAAACAGGCGGCGTACTCCCCGAAGGTCCGGGCCATTTCTACCCGCCGACGCTGCTAAGCGCCTGCCGCCAGGACATGGAAATCATCCAGGAAGAAATCTTCGGCCCGGTGCTGCCGGTGCTCAAGTACCGCGATATCGACGAAGCGCTGGCCATGGCCAACGATCACCAGTTCGGCCTGTCGTCGGTGCTCTATACCGAGAACTACCGCACGGCCATGAAAGTCGCCAACGCCATCGAGGCCGGCGAGTTGTACGTCAATCGCACCCCGGCCGACCCTTACCAGGGTTTCCACGCCGGCTGGAAACGCTCAGGGCTGGGCGGCGATGACGGCAAGCACGGGATGCTTGAATTCACCCAGACCCGTTTGGTGGTCATGAAGTACTGA